A genomic segment from Juglans regia cultivar Chandler chromosome 14, Walnut 2.0, whole genome shotgun sequence encodes:
- the LOC109002292 gene encoding uncharacterized protein LOC109002292 isoform X3, whose translation MATPAIASKSGKKRKRKRSAAERKLGIGERVEVRSEEDGFQGSWHPGTVIACYNQGRRVKYDHILCNDGSDNLEDAVHVSPLLDGIDFANANSHNYRGSIRPLPPHVEFNKWGLPYGLCVDVYYQDAWWEGVIFDRNEGSDERRIFFPDLGDELKTGIHMFRITQDWSEVTENWQPRGTWLFLQLIEEYEQEAYLCVSVKQIWYDLRGKKGFGEIKVWTCTRKDLWKELMLEVIDENLSIILKDVFQVFNPWGLLQETSGGLVSARTTVEVDMSPEANLANSLAIVPVENELCSDSFIDQEKPSVDGLFSTLDVDESDIKLLADSDVPCHSKAVCLVAENLPVLPSNPDGISSTNSVTIGEELSSTNSHKINWNPKCLTLRKTKYWLPAGPDLVPGAAFCPIAVTDYAHLSMNNRKPGNSLTTNVRKHLSYLGWKIEFMRDGGINRLRYTSPDGKCYYSLRQVCDDMRESSTEMISLISDGQRSLHISPDHNTRTLRLKASLPKLKRRRVFGRLPNLRNGLQSHCPTRILLSSKRVQQVVTPRPSHHNPRTVLSWLIDNNVVLPRAKVYYCSRDSHHSMAEGRITRDGIKCNCCEMVFTLHNFEVHAGSENHRPAANIFLEDGRSLLDCQMQMMRAQKIVSFTRKPEDRIEENSHQGKNDNICSVCHYGGELILCDNCPSAFHTGCLNLKDVPDGDWFCPSCCCGICGQKKFGSDCEHLVDDTVLTCNQCGRKYHVGCLRNRGADKLEIYPEDKWFCCKKCERIFLGLQETLGKPSPVGEGTLSWTLLKPMAPDSHDVEALSENYSKLSVALGVLHECFEPIKEPRTCTDLVEDVIFSRRSELNRLNFRGFYTVLLERNDEMIAVATVRIYGGKVAEIPLVGTRLRYRRRGMCRILMNELEKKLMELEVERLFLPATPSVLNTWTTSFGFTKMTSLDRFLFLDYTFLDFPDTVMCQKLLRKNPPIDSSPSRGTQHDLVCGTRDDTDLDVSSAVSEVYQSEQVDESTFIKQGLVTHQRSR comes from the exons ATGGCAACGCCGGCGATCGCATCAAAATCTGGGAAAAAGAGAAAGCGAAAGAGGTCAGCCGCGGAAAGAAAGCTCGGCATAGGTGAAAGAGTGGAG GTAAGGAGCGAGGAAGATGGGTTTCAAGGTTCATGGCATCCTGGGACTGTTATCGCATGTTATAACCAAGGTCGTCGTGTTAAATACGACCATATCCTATGCAACGACGGGTCTGATAATCTTGAGGATGCTGTGCATGTTTCGCCTTTATTGGATGGCATTGATTTTGCCAATGCGAACAGCCACAATTATCGTGGGTCTATAAGGCCGTTGCCACCTCATGTGGAGTTTAATAAATGGGGCCTTCCCTATGGTCTGTGTGTGGATGTGTATTACCAGGACGCTTGGTGGGAAGGTGTGATTTTTGATCGTAATGAAGGTTCGGATGAGAGAAGGATTTTCTTTCCTGATTTAGGTGACGAATTAAAGACAGGAATTCACATGTTTAGAATAACTCAGGACTGGAGTGAGGTTACAGAGAATTGGCAGCCTCGTGGGACCTGGTTATTTCTCCAGTTGATTGAGGAATATGAACAAGAGGCATATCTTTGTGTTTCGGTGAAGCAAATATGGTATGACTTACGGGGAAAAAAAGGTTTTGGGGAGATTAAGGTGTGGACCTGTACCAGGAAAGACTTGTGGAAAGAGTTAATGTTGGAGGTCATTGATGAGAACTTGAGTATCATCCTAAAAGATGTATTTCAGGTTTTCAATCCCTGGGGCTTGTTACAAGAAACCAGTGGAGGATTGGTGTCAGCTAGAACTACCGTTGAAGTTGATATGAGCCCTGAAGCAAATTTGGCTAACTCTCTTGCTATTGTCCCCGTTGAGAATGAGTTGTGTAGTGATTCATTTATTGATCAAGAGAAACCTTCTGTGGATGGATTATTTTCTACTTTGGATGTTGATGAATCAGATATAAAACTTTTAGCCGACTCAGATGTACCTTGCCATAGTAAAGCAGTGTGTCTGGTAGCTGAGAATTTACCTGTATTGCCTTCCAATCCAGATGGAATTTCTAGCACCAACTCAGTGACGATTGGTGAAGAACTCTCTAGTACTAATTCTCATAAGATCAATTGGAATCCCAAATGTTTGACACTAAGAAAAACTAAATATTGGCTGCCTGCTGGCCCTGATTTAGTTCCTGGAGCTGCATTCTGCCCAATTGCTGTTACTGATTATGCACATTTAAGTATGAATAACAGAAAGCCTGGGAATTCTTTAACCACAAACGTGCGGAAGCATCTATCATACCTGGGTTGGAAAATTGAGTTTATGAGAGATGGGGGCATAAATAGACTACGCTATACCTCACCTGATGGGAaatgttactattcacttcgtcAGGTCTGTGATGATATGAGGGAATCCAGCACAGAGATGATCTCTTTAATCTCAGACGGCCAGAGAAGTTTGCATATTTCACCTGATCATAACACTCGTACATTGAGGTTAAAAGCCAGCCTCCCaaagttaaaaagaagaagGGTGTTTGGACGATTGCCAAATTTAAGAAATGGTCTGCAAAGTCATTGTCCAACCCGTATCCTATTATCAAGCAAAAGAGTACAGCAGGTGGTTACTCCTAGACCCTCACACCACAATCCTCGAACTGTACTCTCTTGGCTGATAGACAACAATGTGGTGTTGCCGAGAGCAAAAGTATATTACTGTAGCAGAGATAGCCACCATTCAATGGCAGAAGGGCGGATAACTCGTGATGGAATAAAGTGCAACTGTTGTGAGATGGTGTTTACTCTTCATAACTTTGAAGTTCATGCTGGCAGCGAAAACCACAGACCAGCTGCTAATATTTTTCTGGAAGATGGCAGGTCTCTGTTGGATTGTCAAATGCAAATGATGCGTGCTCAGAAGATAGTAAGCTTCACGAGAAAACCGGAAGATAGGATAGAGGAAAATTCTCATCAAGGCAAGAATGACAACATTTGTTCTGTTTGTCACTATGGTGGtgaattgattttatgtgataactGCCCATCTGCATTTCATACAGGCTGCCTCAATTTGAAG GATGTTCCAGATGGTGATTGGTTCTGCCCATCATGTTGTTGTGGAATTTGTGGGCAAAAGAAATTCGGAAGCGATTGTGAACATCTGGTTGATGACACTGTTCTCACATGCAATCAGTGTGGGCGTAAAT ATCACGTTGGCTGCTTAAGAAATAGAGGAGCCGATAAGCTGGAAATATATCCTGAAGACAAATGGTTTTGCTGCAAAAAGTGTGAACGG atatTTTTGGGCCTCCAAGAGACTTTAGGCAAACCAAGTCCAGTGGGTGAGGGTACTCTGTCTTGGACATTATTAAAGCCAATGGCGCCTGATAGTCATGATGTTGAGGCCTTGTCAGAGAATTATAGCAAGCTTAGTGTCGCTCTTGGTGTGCTGCATGAGTGTTTCGAACCTATTAAGGAACCTCGCACTTGCACTGATCTTGTTGAAGATGTTATTTTTAGCAGAAG gTCCGAGCTTAACCGTTTGAATTTTCGAGGGTTCTACACAGTGCTTTTGGAGAGAAATGATGAAATGATTGCTGTGGCTACTGTAAG GATCTATGGAGGGAAGGTGGCGGAAATACCGCTTGTTGGGACTAGACTTCGATATCGTCGACGTGGAATGTGCCGCATCTTGATGAATGAGCTGGAAAAG AAGCTCATGGAACTCGAAGTCGAGAGGCTTTTTTTGCCTGCAACTCCTAGTGTGCTGAACACGTGGACTACTTCTTTTGGGTTTACAAAGATGACAAGTTTGGACAGATTTCTATTTTTGGATTATACTTTCTTGGATTTCCCGGATACTGTTATGTGCCAGAAACTCCTAAGAAAGAACCCTCCAATTGATTCAAGCCCATCAAGAG GAACACAGCATGATCTTGTCTGTGGAACCAGGGACGATACTGATTTGGATGTGTCCAGTGCCGTCTCTGAAGTATATCAATCAGAACAAGTGGATGAGAGCACGTTTATCAAACAGGGGTTAGTGAC GCACCAAAGGAGCCGGTAG